The following are encoded in a window of Deinococcus seoulensis genomic DNA:
- a CDS encoding carbohydrate ABC transporter permease, translating into MVGERQHPLLSTLLRLPFYLLAVSVMIPYYWMATNAFKTIPEIVRNPPTWWVHTFTLDNFYNPGAAPGAPKDSAEFLGIFQIFANSGFGQFYLNSVLITLVTVVGSLLLASLVAYVLVKRPFPGSGVLFALLLGSMMIPWEVTIIPNFLTVRDLGWINSYQALILPGLAKAFAVFFFRQAILGIPDDLVDAARIDGAGELRIWWSVVLPMLRPALAAIAIPVMLGEWNNYLWPLLVINDDAHQTLPLALGKLAGNLTYDPRGAGPMMAASFLVSLPMVIVFLLFQRQFVQGLSSGATKG; encoded by the coding sequence ATGGTCGGTGAACGCCAACACCCCCTGCTGAGCACCCTGCTGCGCCTGCCGTTCTACCTGCTGGCCGTCAGCGTCATGATCCCGTACTACTGGATGGCCACGAACGCCTTCAAGACCATCCCCGAGATCGTGCGCAACCCGCCCACGTGGTGGGTGCACACCTTCACGCTGGACAACTTCTACAACCCCGGCGCCGCGCCCGGCGCGCCGAAGGACAGCGCGGAATTCCTGGGGATCTTCCAGATCTTCGCGAACTCCGGCTTCGGGCAGTTCTACCTCAACAGCGTGCTCATCACGCTCGTCACGGTCGTGGGCAGCCTGCTGCTCGCGTCGCTCGTCGCGTACGTGCTCGTCAAGCGGCCCTTCCCCGGCTCGGGCGTGCTGTTCGCGCTGCTGCTGGGCAGCATGATGATTCCCTGGGAGGTCACGATCATCCCGAACTTCCTGACCGTCCGGGACCTCGGGTGGATCAACTCGTACCAGGCGCTGATCCTGCCGGGGCTCGCCAAGGCGTTCGCGGTGTTCTTCTTCCGGCAGGCGATCCTCGGTATTCCAGATGATCTCGTGGACGCCGCGCGGATCGACGGCGCCGGAGAGCTGCGCATCTGGTGGAGCGTCGTGCTGCCCATGCTGCGTCCCGCGCTGGCCGCCATCGCCATTCCCGTGATGCTGGGCGAGTGGAACAACTACCTGTGGCCGCTGCTGGTCATCAACGACGACGCGCACCAGACGCTGCCGCTGGCACTCGGGAAACTCGCCGGGAACCTCACGTACGACCCGCGCGGCGCCGGTCCCATGATGGCCGCGTCGTTCCTGGTGTCCCTGCCGATGGTGATCGTGTTCCTGCTGTTCCAGCGGCAGTTCGTGCAGGGCCTCTCCAGCGGCGCGACGAAAGGCTGA